The DNA region GCTCGGTGCCAGGTTATTCTTTCTCAAAACCCCTTTTCACACAAAGGGGTTTTGTCATTTTAGTCAAGACAAGGTTAGTTTTTTTGGTTTTTCATGAACCGTTTGCGGTAAATCAGTTCTAGTTGGCCACCATATTCTTGGATCAGGGAAATTTGTCGGCGATATAGACCTCGAAATAGGTTAGTAAATAATAGGGTAACGATCGCCACGACTAATCCGACAGCAGTAGAAATCAAGGCTTCACTAATTCCTGCGGTTACGCCAATATTGTCCATCCCCCCCAGATCTCCGATACGCAGGGCAGAAAAAGCGTGAATTAGACCGAGAATGGTTCCTAACAACCCCAATAGAGGAGCTACGGTAATTACAGTTTCAAAGAGGGTATTATATCGCTTCAGGATAGGGATTTCTGCTTGTCCTGCGCTTTCCAGGGCTAATCGGAATTCTTCTGGGGTGGGTTGATCCAGTTCCAGAGCAGCAATAAAAATTCTGGCCAGAGGTAAATCTCGATTCTGATCTAATTTGATTAAGGTCGTTGTCACATCCTGACGATAGATTCGTA from Roseofilum capinflatum BLCC-M114 includes:
- a CDS encoding MotA/TolQ/ExbB proton channel family protein encodes the protein MIVPLLGFSILATTLILERLMFWWQITRRQKRLAQEVLRIYRQDVTTTLIKLDQNRDLPLARIFIAALELDQPTPEEFRLALESAGQAEIPILKRYNTLFETVITVAPLLGLLGTILGLIHAFSALRIGDLGGMDNIGVTAGISEALISTAVGLVVAIVTLLFTNLFRGLYRRQISLIQEYGGQLELIYRKRFMKNQKN